Genomic DNA from Paenibacillus sp. MBLB1832:
CGCCTTCCAGCAGAGTTCTACAGGGATCGTCCTCTTCGATGAGGCGGATGAAGTCCTATTCCAGTCAACTGCTGAGCAAATTGGCGATCATATCCCTTATTGGATTGTCCAGGATACGGAGCAAGTGAAGCCTGGCAATCATGCGGCGAGTACGATGGTTCTGGGCGAGATACAAGATCTTATCTTGTATACGCTGCCTCGTCAACTAGACAGTCTGAGGGCGGTATTGCGGCAAGCGACAGGTATGATGCGCTGTTATCCCGTTTTTGCAGAGCTGGGCCAAGACCTTGGCAACACGCTGCCTTCACGAGAAATGTTCAAAATGATTTACGCCATCTTGCAGAAAGAGAAATCACTAGAACTGCAAGATACCCGCATCATGAGCTCACTCAGTAAGCGGTCTGGCCTATCACCTGCTATGATTCATTTTATTATTGCTGTCTTTGAAGAGTTAGAATTTGTTGTCAAACATGATAATATGGTTACGATGAGCACTTCGCCAGCTAAGCGAGATTTATCGACATCCCGGTTGTACCAGCATCGATTGCATCGACAAGAAGTTGAAGCCATTGTTATGTATTCTTCAGCAAAAGAGCTGGAGCAATGGATCGCTGATCACATAAAATAATGATTATTTACATTGGAGGAAATCAAATGAATTTCAAAGAGTATATCCGCGTTATCCCGGACTTCCCACAGCCAGGCATCCGTTTCAAAGACATCACGACCCTATTGCAAAATGGGCCTGTCTACAAAGAAGCGATTGAACAATTGAGACAATTAGTGAAAGACAAGGAAATCGACGTGATCGCGGGTCCGGAAGCACGCGGATTCGTCATTGGTGCGCCACTTGCTTGTGCGCTAGGGGTTGGCTTTATTCCAATTCGTAAAAGCGGCAAATTGCCTGGAGAAACGATTGAAGCAGACTACGCGCTTGAGTATGGCAAGGATAAGCTTGCTATGCACAAAGATGCGATTAAGCCTGGTCAAAAAGTACTGATCGCTGACGATTTACTAGCAACTGGTGGTACAATTCAGACGTCCATTGATTTAATTAAACAACTAGGCGGCGAAATTGTGGGAGCGGCTTTCTTAATTGAGCTTTCCTATTTGGACGGTCGTAGTAAATTTGATGGTTTGGATGTTGTATCTTTGGTTCAATACTAAGAGAGCGTTGGAGAATCGAATGTTCGTTATTCGATTCTCTTTTTCATAGCAATTCGGCTAGGGATGATGCAATTTGTCGAAAGCAAGTACGTGAATAGTTGACGAGGGGCCTGACTTGCAGGCATAATGGATAAAAATCGACTAAAGGGAATGGGTAGATGCATGGGTATAGAGCTGCTGCTGGAAAAGGCCGCCACCTATCTGAAAGAGAATGATTTGCAGAGGATTCGGGAGGCCTATGAATTCGCGGACGAAGCCCATCATGGCCAAGTGCGCAAATCAGGCGAGCCTTATATTTTGCATCCGCTCGCTGTTGCAGATATTTTGGTGAACATGCAGATGGATGTCACTTCGGTGATCGCAGCCCTTCTGCATGATGTTGTTGAAGATACGACTGTTTCGCTTGAAACAGTTCTAGATAAATTCGGTAAAACGTGTGCGATGCTCGTTGATGGTTTGACGAAGTTGGAACGGATTAAGTTCAAATCCAAGGAAGAGCAGCAGAACGAGAATTATCGTAAAATGTTCGTCGCCATGGCGCAGGACATAAGGGTTATTCTCATTAAGCTTGCCGACCGTTTGCATAACATGCGCACGTTGAAATACCAATCGGAAGAAAGCCAACGCCGCATTGCGGAAGAAACGTTGGAAATTTTCTGTCCGATCGCGCATCGATTAGGGATTTCTACGATCAAATGGGAAATGGAGGATATTGCCCTCCGCTATTTGAATCCGCAGCAATATTACCGAATCGTGAATTTGATGCAGAAGAAGCGGACAGAACGCGAGCAATACATCGAAGATGTCATTCATAGCATCAAAGAGAAATTAGATGAGATGGGCATTCAAGGGGATATTTCAGGGCGTCCGAAGCATCTCTACAGTATATATAAGAAAATGAGCTCCCGCGGCAAGCAATTCAATGAGATTTATGATTTGATGGCATTGCGTGTGATCGTCGATGGCATTAAAGATTGCTATGCTTCTTTGGGTATCATTCATACGTTGTGGAAGCCGATGCCTGGCCGATTCAAGGACTACATTGCGATGCCGAAGCCGAACATGTATCAGTCGTTGCATACGACCGTGATCGGTCCTAAGGGTGAACCGCTTGAAGTTCAGATTCGGACGTGGGAAATGCACCGTACCTCCGAATTCGGGATTGCGGCGCACTGGGCATACAAAGAAGGCGGTACCATCGTGCCTTCGGGCACATTTGAAGACAAGATGAGCTGGTTCCGGGAAATTCTGGAGTTACAGCATGAA
This window encodes:
- a CDS encoding adenine phosphoribosyltransferase, coding for MNFKEYIRVIPDFPQPGIRFKDITTLLQNGPVYKEAIEQLRQLVKDKEIDVIAGPEARGFVIGAPLACALGVGFIPIRKSGKLPGETIEADYALEYGKDKLAMHKDAIKPGQKVLIADDLLATGGTIQTSIDLIKQLGGEIVGAAFLIELSYLDGRSKFDGLDVVSLVQY
- a CDS encoding RelA/SpoT family protein, which produces MGIELLLEKAATYLKENDLQRIREAYEFADEAHHGQVRKSGEPYILHPLAVADILVNMQMDVTSVIAALLHDVVEDTTVSLETVLDKFGKTCAMLVDGLTKLERIKFKSKEEQQNENYRKMFVAMAQDIRVILIKLADRLHNMRTLKYQSEESQRRIAEETLEIFCPIAHRLGISTIKWEMEDIALRYLNPQQYYRIVNLMQKKRTEREQYIEDVIHSIKEKLDEMGIQGDISGRPKHLYSIYKKMSSRGKQFNEIYDLMALRVIVDGIKDCYASLGIIHTLWKPMPGRFKDYIAMPKPNMYQSLHTTVIGPKGEPLEVQIRTWEMHRTSEFGIAAHWAYKEGGTIVPSGTFEDKMSWFREILELQHETSDASEFMESMKMDFFSDLVFVFTPKGEVIELPAGAVPLDFAYRIHTEIGNRTIGAKVNSRIVPLDHKLKTGDIIEILTSKHSYGPSQDWIKIAQSSHARSKIKQWFKKEKREENVEKGKDMIERELKRLAIDPPTLMSDDKLLEAAKKYNFSDIEDMLSAVGFGGITAAQICTKLTEKLRKEAEEAQVIKLSSEVKEVKAPQATERKSRPTNGVRVKGVDNLLVRFARCCNPVPGDLIIGYITRGRGVSVHRADCTNIPTTMGEEDRVIEVDWAEAVESNFNVEIEITGHDRRGFLNEVLQAVSESKTMISAVSGRSDKNKMATIHMTILIKNIDHLQSVVEKIKRVKDVYSVQRIMQS